The Cuculus canorus isolate bCucCan1 chromosome 3, bCucCan1.pri, whole genome shotgun sequence DNA window ttggccagtgccctcagacacattgtgtgaatgttggggtgtcctgtgcagggacaggagctggactcgtTGGcccttgtggatcccttccgACTCAGGTCACTCTGTGATCCTGTGATACCCACAACACCTGACACGGCTCCACTGGGGTGTCCTGCTGCGCCACTGCCTCTCCCAACAACTTGGCTTTTCCCACGTTGCTGTCCTGAATTGCATCTGAACACAttattgttttttcccctgcctgATTTTCAGTTGGATGCTGATAACTATGAGACCGATCCATGTCTGAAAGAGATCCGGAGAGCAGAGAATTATTCTTGGATGGATATTGTTACCATACATAAAGACAAGCTTCCAAATTACGAGGAGAAGGTAGGCGAGTCTTTTTGTTCCTCGAGGATCTGTGCGCTGGAGTCTGCCTTGAGCGTGTGCGGCCGGCTTCTCCACACCGGCACAGCCCGAGCAGGGGCACAAAGAGGAGACTGCCATGTGTAAAATACAGCCTGTACTAAAGTCCTTAAcattaaaaaagcagttttgatACTAGTTTAAAAATAGTAGAGGCCTTTTGCTTCTGTAGGTTCATaaaatcattaggttggaaaagagctttgagatcaccaactccagccatacctgtctgctactaaatcgTATCCCTGACAACTTTGCTGCCTTCAAAGGTTTTAAGGATAGCTTCCATCACTCTgttgtttcaaaacaaagattCCTACCAGCAGAGCCCTGCAATGCTGCCTTATCCAGAGAGCCTTGCCAGGTTGAAGGCAGGCAGTTTCCAGCTGGGCATGGGCTTTGAAGGCTGAAACATCCTCATGGCTGCTtgtaaaatacatcttttcaaAGTGGAGTGGGAGGGACACGTTTCCCcatagaagaaatttttttacctCGGGAAGCCAGTACCTTGGCTATTGCACTAACAGCTGGGTGCAACGGTGACATCCTAGAAGGAGCTTTCTCCTTGCAGTCTCTGGGTGCTGGCGTGCTGCTCTGACCCGAGGACAGCAACCCACTAGCAATTCTGTGTTTTAATCCAATTGCCATTTACCAGTTTATTTTAAGCCCAGTGTGTTATGCTGGTTTTAAATTGTTGGGAAGGTGAATTGGGTGGTAAGTCAGGTTAACTGGATGCGCTCTGTCAGACACAACAACAGGCAGTTATTGACTGGGCCTACGCACTCTTACTCATCTTGTCGTGCTGGATCAGTCCTGATCTCAGGGACACCTGCACTAGGTCACCCACACAGCTTCCAGGCCTCAGCAGAGACCAAACCGGACCATGGCATTGCTCTCTGGGCACTGACCAACTCAATTCTCTGTTAATTGAACCtttaaagtatgttttcttttgtgctaTGAGGTGTACAAAGGATTCACCGttctggaaacaaaaagaatgttagaatcatagaatagaatcatagcatagtttgggttggaagagaccttaaagatcatccagttccaacccccccgccatgggcagggacacttccctctggatcagggtgctcagagccccatccaacctggccttgaccacctccagggatggggcagccacaacttccctgtaGCTCTTTTATCTTTGCTTGTCAGGGgtaaaaaaagccacaaaatgaTCAAACTGATCAGCGTGGATGTCCCAGTCTTGCAGTGGGAACCTTCACCTGCCCCGCTTACAAGTGGGTGTAATCAGTACTGTTATTCAAAGCCTGGTTACGTGCAGCTGTAGCTGCTGATtcttggaggaaaggaaatgtggCAGCCTGCTTAGAAATGTCCTGGGACAGGGTCTGACTGGTTGGCTTGACCATTTTAGCCGCGTTGGTCTTATCTGTTTGTTAAATCACTGTGCAGTTGCCCTTTGAAAGTCTTTGTCTGCTTGGCCATATGTTTCTACtggatttcttctctgttcagtAGCTTTAAGAGACGCTTGCTGTTCctagataaaaacattttatgaagAACATTTACACCTAGACGATGAAATTCGCTACATCTTGGAAGGATCTGGCTATTTCGATGTTCGAGACAAGGATGACAAATGGATCCGCATTTTCATGGAGAAAGGAGACATGATCACGCTCCCTGCCGGCATCTATCACCGATTTACTGTGGATGAGAACGTATGTTGTTATAGATTACTGTAAATTCTGATGACAAATCCATGTGAGTGTAGATCACATTAGTAGCTACGTGCCCTGAGACTTGCAGTTCATTAgcaaaacatattaaatatgAAGTAGGGATATGAAAAACACTAAATAATTCACAGCATCTGAACCTTTCATCTCCAGGTCACAAATCCAGCTTCCTCTTATCAGCTGTAATTGCAAGTCATTGCCGCGTGATAGCCATAGCACATTTTATGTGAGAGCCAAGCCCTGCAGTTTTGCCACCCGCTATTGCCCCACTGTCGGttgaggtggaggtggtggagatgggtcCTTCTGTGTTGTCTTGTTGTGCATCTTTGCGGGGATAGAGCGTATCTGTATCCAGCTTGTGGCATTTTTCATGGGTGCTAAATTCACCTTCCGGGAAGGAAGGTTTAAGGGTCCTGAACTACTACTTGCACCTGGCACGTGCTGGACTGGATGCTGTCACAGCAGGTGACCTGCTTGCAGGGAGTGTTCCTGGCAATGGGATTGTGAGCCTGGCACACGTAGTCCTTACCTGTGTGTCTGTTCTGGtgggcttttattttaatagagtCATAAGCTCAGCATTATCCATGGAAAATGGGGAAATGCGTGCTGTGTCCTGCGTGGCAGAAGCCCATCTCTGGTGTAGTCTGGACAATGGTATGGTTTTGAATCAGCTGTCCAGATAGCGGATCTCATCTGTGGAAAAACAGGAGATGCTGCTTTGGTGAAAATGACTTTTCACGTCTGCATTTTGAGATCCACAGTGAATCAGCTACAATTGCTACGTTAAGGCTTTTTCTTTACATGGCCAAAATGTCAGGGGCTATGGGCTGAATCCATCAGAAGTCCTAAAGGTCTGTCCACATCAGGAGCTTTAGTCTAGAAGTGTTATCttcaaagtaaattttttaGGTCTTTCTAAGCTTCTGCATTTTGCAGACACATTCTTTAGGTACTGAACTTTATTCTTGACATTGCTGAGTGCAAGATGAGCACTTAGCAGGGTTTACAAAATCGGTGGAGTATAAACTTATAGCCTAGTAGGCAGAAGAGGAGAGTTCTCCATGACTCAGTGGTTGAAGCATTTCTGCAGGACGTGAAGTCCTGTTTTCTGCTGCCACAGCTGTACCTCACAGCAGGCATACTTTGGGTTAGATGGTGGCAGGAGTTCATAGAAgctcttggttggaaaagggctttgagatcattgagtccaactgtacctgtccactgctaaaccagatccatgagcacctcatctgcccgtcttgtaaacccctccaggaatggggacaccaccacctccctgggcagcctctgccagcgccagagagccctttcagtgaagaaatttttcctaatgttgaatctgaacctgccctggcacagcttaaggccattccctctcatcctattgcctgtttcttgggggaagagaccaacacccacctcttgTTGCTTTTCCTGTTGGGACGTGGAGAGTTATAAGTCCTGTATCATTATTTTGTGGTTGGTTTGTGTGCTTCCCTTTCAGCTTTTATGGCTCTGACTTGGAGCTTCTGGTGTTCCTCAAAAGCACCATGTAGCCATCTTGGCTCTTCTGACTGCTGTTGTTTAACTTAGGAAGTAGGATTTAGATGCTGCGTTGCTCAGTATTGTGGTGTTCAGTGTTGTGGATCCAGAGCGAAAGATCTGCATAGGACAggattctttttgtttctttgaaacagaagtACTGGCTCTGCCTAACCTGGAAGCAGTGATTGTGACACAGTCCATCGCTGCATAGATGTAAAATCTGCCCGTGCGGTAGCTGGGAGGGGGAACAGCAGCATAGTTGCATAATTTGCTGGAGCACATGAAGCTTTCAGTCTGTCTTTGAAAGGGTGTCAAAAATTTCTGCAGAAGTGCAGACTTCAGAACGACGATCCCATGGAAAAGGAGCTCTTAAATGACTTGTCACTTCTTGCTCATTGACAGAATTACGTGAAGGCAATGCGGCTCTTCGTCGGGGAACCCGTCTGGACAGCGTACAACAGGCCGGCTGATGACTTTCCCGCTCGGAAACAGTATATGAAATTTTTGGCTGAAGAAGCAAAGTGATGGTGCCCGAGACCTGACAGGTGGAACAGCCCAAAGCCTTGTCAGAATGTATGTCTGGTGGCTTTTCACTGATTAGACTTCTTCTATTTACATATACGattggaatcacagaatcttagaaAAAATTAGCTTGAAAGGTCAtttggaggtcatctagtctaacCCCCTACGAAGTCCCAGGCTAAACTTAAGGCTTGACCAAATTGCTTGATACCTTGAGGTTTGGAAAACTCCAGTGGTGGAGGTTCCACAGACTGTCTGGGCACCCATTCCAGCACTTAATGGCTCTCATGGGCAAGTGTTTGTTCTTCATGGTCTGCTCCCTGGTCATTGCTTGCAGTTGTCTCTTGCCCTTTCATTGAATGCCTGAGAAGAGTCCGGCTCTGTCTTCTCCGCAGGCCCTTCTCTAGAGGGAAGCTGTAGTTAGAACTATCAGCCACCTCCTCTCCGGGCTAGACAAACTAGTGTCCTTGGCTGGGCTCTCTTCCACCAAGGAAGATGTTCAACAGGTTTTGCCCTAGTTTTGTCTGCTGAGGAATGTCATTGTAACCAGCTGACTTCAACCACCGGCTCTTTTGAGCCTGACATTCCAGAAGTTTTTCACCCTCCTACTGTGGGGGACACCGTTGAAAGCCTTACTGTGGTCAAGGTGAATGACATCTGCTGTTCCCCTCTCCCTCATCGTCTCTTAGACGGCAGCCAGTGTGCGCCCTTGGTAAATTGGCATGGACTGGTTGTTCCCATCACCTGCTGTTTCGTGTGCCTGGAATGGCTTCTGTAGTGCCTTATTCTGGAATTCTGGGGACCAGCATGGGGCTGACCAGCCTGTACTTCCCTagatctcctctccatccttcttaGGGGTGACAACGGCTTTTACCTTTTCCCAGTCAAAAAGATTTCCCTGCTCACTGTGACCTTTCAGAGACGCCAGCAGCCGATTGCATTTACAATCGCTTAGAAATCCATTTTCTAACCTTTCTTCCCTTGATATTTCTGGCAGGTGGAATCGGGAGAGGTGGGCTGCATTAATATTCATTCTGGTCTGAATCCATGCTAATGAACTAGGTAGgattctggttttaattaaagaaaataaactcgGCTTTATTCTTGTCTAAAAATGTTCATAAGATAAATTTGCATAATCGACATTTTAGCGTGCAGCTTCCTCAGTTCTGCCCTGGTACATAAAGCTGTGGATTTTGCTCAGTAAAATGTAGCAAATTGCTCTCGTGAGCtattaataaaattactttgacttggttgtgggcttttttttccccttgtacTGACATTAAGGATGGGTTTTGTTGCTGTAATGGTTGATCAGCTTTTATTCCTTGTGCTGCTACTGACTTGTCCCGTAACACAGACAAATGATTTGctgtgtgcctcagtttcttcagctgccagatggagaagagcaggcttaGACACATTGGTCTGGTTTTCAGTCAGTGCTCTGCAGGGCACGCAGTTCCTCAGCGATGGCCAGAGAAGCATTTTGGTATGAATTTACTCTTTGCAATGATGAATTTTGTCACCTGGGCAGGTTTTCTGCTTGCCCCGACTCTCCATGGATGGTGGGAACTGCAGCCCGTGGGCCGATCGGTTACGGTTTAGCCCAGCCACATATGGCAGCTAAAATCATGCAGTtgagcctccaaaatccctCACGCACTCcgcagggaaaggagaggaagaagacttacgggttggaaactaaaactatagctttaatgaaatgataataatgaaaataattaggaagTGGTaacatatacacaaatatatgagattgtgCCCCCACCCCTCGATGTCTGTCCCTCACCACCAATGCTGCAGAGCACACATGAGGGAATGGGGTCCATggccaggagggagctgagctcaggaattggattcaggaatgcatggatctgggatcagaacaaccagacagacaaggtcctcactggacattggccgtcacagaaaagagcaagacccttgtgatctctcaaatttataccaag harbors:
- the ADI1 gene encoding acireductone dioxygenase; this translates as MVQAWYMDDAPGEPRAPHRLQPNRPVSLEQLRRLGVTYRRLDADNYETDPCLKEIRRAENYSWMDIVTIHKDKLPNYEEKIKTFYEEHLHLDDEIRYILEGSGYFDVRDKDDKWIRIFMEKGDMITLPAGIYHRFTVDENNYVKAMRLFVGEPVWTAYNRPADDFPARKQYMKFLAEEAK